In one window of Nitrospinota bacterium DNA:
- a CDS encoding YMGG-like glycine zipper-containing protein, whose product MMRLIKYLLIVLIILVFFTGSAFAQDFFVYPTKGQSLEQQKKDESECYQWAKQQTGFDPLQTPPQASAPPTQKGSKGPGMLEGALVGGAAGAGIGALTSPSSKRGSRAGKGALIGAGAGALLGHMEKERRTEKEQQQSDQWTQSQMDAYNQSRDAFKRAYGACLEGRGYTVK is encoded by the coding sequence ATGATGAGACTAATAAAATATCTCCTAATCGTTCTCATTATCTTAGTCTTTTTCACTGGATCAGCTTTTGCGCAAGATTTCTTCGTTTATCCAACGAAGGGACAAAGCCTAGAACAGCAGAAGAAGGATGAGTCTGAATGCTATCAATGGGCGAAGCAACAGACAGGATTCGATCCCCTACAAACACCACCACAGGCTTCAGCACCTCCAACTCAAAAAGGAAGTAAAGGACCAGGAATGCTCGAGGGTGCTCTAGTCGGAGGGGCTGCCGGAGCAGGGATAGGAGCCCTTACTTCACCCAGTAGCAAAAGAGGCAGCAGAGCGGGTAAGGGAGCACTCATTGGTGCCGGTGCAGGTGCTTTGCTTGGCCATATGGAAAAGGAGAGACGGACTGAGAAAGAGCAGCAACAATCAGACCAGTGGACACAGAGTCAGATGGATGCTTACAATCAGAGCAGAGATGCCTTTAAACGCGCCTATGGTGCATGTCTTGAGGGACGCGGCTATACAGTGAAGTAG